The following proteins are co-located in the Haloplanus sp. HW8-1 genome:
- a CDS encoding amidohydrolase family protein — MGKQTTQTETVTSLEHLETVVDSDFHLSEQQDDFLSYLPSPFHDMLFHESRDIPMGYLKDFYPTAGLLTPVATGNVEMNKVRSQADIIEGKDLLNVDRAIVTPTLNLYLGGVHHDDLAAALAHAYNEWVLDEIYNPDEGIYGPVVVAPQKPQEAAAEIEDRAGEDGIVSVFIPSGGVHPPLGNEQYFPIYAAAENAGLPVQLHSASGTQMLSFPLQFHGSNRYLSNHAPTHAMVHMTHLTDMITRGVPVRFPDLDIVFQEAGLGWVPYMTRRLDNEYSEKRSDAPMLEKMPSEYVDDQFYFTSQPVEGAKDPDYIGPIVGLMGPDNLMFSSDYPHLDFDHSDYLFSALRSNFESSDVANVYGQTALEIYDF, encoded by the coding sequence ATGGGCAAACAGACAACTCAGACCGAGACCGTAACGTCCCTCGAACATCTCGAAACCGTCGTCGACTCCGATTTCCACCTGTCGGAGCAACAGGACGACTTCCTCTCGTATCTCCCGAGTCCCTTTCACGACATGCTGTTCCACGAGAGTCGGGACATTCCCATGGGATACCTCAAGGATTTCTATCCGACGGCGGGTCTGTTGACGCCGGTGGCGACCGGGAACGTCGAGATGAACAAGGTTCGATCACAGGCGGACATCATCGAAGGCAAGGACCTCCTGAACGTCGACCGGGCCATCGTGACCCCGACGCTGAACCTCTATCTTGGCGGTGTCCACCACGACGACCTCGCGGCGGCGCTGGCACACGCTTACAACGAGTGGGTGCTCGACGAGATATACAACCCCGACGAGGGGATCTACGGACCGGTGGTCGTGGCGCCCCAGAAGCCACAGGAGGCGGCCGCTGAGATCGAGGATCGGGCCGGGGAAGACGGGATCGTGAGCGTCTTCATCCCGAGTGGCGGCGTCCACCCGCCACTCGGGAACGAACAGTACTTCCCGATCTACGCGGCGGCCGAGAACGCCGGGCTTCCCGTCCAACTCCACAGCGCGTCGGGCACGCAGATGTTGAGCTTCCCGCTCCAGTTCCACGGGTCGAACCGGTATCTCAGCAACCACGCCCCGACCCACGCCATGGTCCACATGACACATCTGACCGACATGATCACGCGGGGTGTCCCGGTCAGGTTCCCCGACCTGGACATCGTCTTCCAAGAGGCCGGTCTCGGGTGGGTGCCGTACATGACCCGTCGACTCGACAACGAGTACTCCGAGAAGCGATCCGACGCCCCGATGCTGGAGAAGATGCCGAGCGAGTACGTCGACGACCAGTTCTACTTCACGAGCCAACCGGTCGAGGGAGCGAAGGACCCGGACTACATCGGTCCGATCGTCGGTCTCATGGGCCCCGACAACCTCATGTTCTCGTCCGACTATCCGCATCTGGACTTCGATCACTCCGACTACCTGTTCTCCGCGCTGCGGAGCAACTTCGAGTCGTCGGACGTCGCCAACGTGTACGGCCAGACCGCTCTAGAGATCTACGACTTCTAA
- a CDS encoding enoyl-CoA hydratase/isomerase family protein — MSHDDTYQYLDYEGDGPVRTVRIDNPPVNLLTSDLKAELFDVVERTEADPEAQCLLLRGQERGTFSGGRDLNESRSWIESAETEAEIEAAWNRGRDLIEEMMTSSTVIVAVVEGVAVGGGAELLLHCDVVFASADAEIGFPEIKRGLFPGTGAIELLPELVGRRKALEILLTGEVYSSSELADLGVVTQVCEPSDTYAAATAFAETVARRPAPAVAAIKRTLEAYRTESKERARSRELALFKQVFTSPEASEGVRAFFEDREPDFGAGE, encoded by the coding sequence ATGTCACACGACGACACGTACCAGTATCTCGACTACGAGGGCGACGGACCGGTCCGAACGGTCCGGATCGACAACCCGCCGGTGAACCTGCTGACGAGCGATCTGAAGGCGGAACTATTCGACGTGGTCGAGCGGACCGAGGCCGATCCCGAGGCGCAGTGTCTCCTCTTGCGGGGTCAAGAGCGGGGAACGTTCTCCGGCGGCCGGGATCTGAACGAATCGCGGTCCTGGATCGAATCCGCGGAGACCGAAGCCGAAATCGAGGCCGCGTGGAACAGGGGACGGGACCTGATCGAGGAGATGATGACGTCGTCGACGGTGATCGTCGCCGTCGTCGAAGGTGTCGCGGTGGGTGGCGGTGCAGAACTACTCCTCCACTGTGACGTCGTGTTCGCCTCGGCGGACGCCGAGATCGGATTTCCGGAGATCAAGCGGGGGTTGTTCCCGGGGACCGGAGCGATCGAACTGCTCCCCGAACTCGTCGGCAGGCGAAAGGCGCTGGAGATCCTCCTCACGGGAGAGGTCTACTCGAGTTCGGAGCTGGCGGATCTGGGTGTCGTGACGCAGGTCTGTGAGCCGTCGGACACGTACGCGGCGGCGACGGCGTTCGCGGAGACGGTCGCTCGGCGTCCTGCCCCGGCCGTCGCGGCGATAAAACGGACGTTAGAAGCGTACCGAACCGAGTCGAAAGAGCGGGCCAGGAGCCGCGAGTTGGCCCTATTCAAGCAGGTGTTCACGTCGCCCGAAGCTTCGGAGGGTGTACGGGCGTTCTTCGAGGACCGAGAGCCGGACTTCGGTGCCGGTGAGTGA
- a CDS encoding Rieske (2Fe-2S) protein, which yields MTTTDDSPETESLHYVADVDEITDGDRVIVDVEGREIAVFNVDGAFHALSNYCIHQGGPACEGLISGSLEVDDEMELTYDSTNKVVSCPWHGWEFEIESGEHLAPTDYRLPTYRVVVQDGAVYLDSY from the coding sequence ATGACCACCACAGACGATTCACCGGAGACGGAGTCCCTCCACTACGTGGCCGACGTCGACGAGATCACGGACGGCGACCGCGTGATCGTCGACGTCGAGGGACGGGAGATCGCCGTGTTCAACGTCGACGGGGCGTTCCACGCGCTCTCGAACTACTGCATCCACCAGGGTGGACCGGCGTGTGAGGGGTTGATATCGGGTTCGCTGGAGGTCGACGACGAGATGGAATTGACCTACGACTCCACGAACAAGGTCGTGTCCTGTCCGTGGCACGGATGGGAGTTCGAGATCGAATCCGGGGAGCACCTCGCGCCCACCGACTACCGGTTACCGACCTACCGGGTCGTCGTTCAGGACGGAGCCGTCTACCTGGATAGCTACTGA
- a CDS encoding enolase C-terminal domain-like protein: MAPTITRIESVEFEYPLEDVGTDENGFNLVYDPGTTTMRQLFGLRIETDAGVTGEYVGGNSPAFAQINQFADYLIGENPLERERHWSEIRRGLRNYDQMGIGPVDIALWDLEGKHRGAPIHELLGTYRERLPAYASTYHADDAGGLDSPEAFADFAEECAALGYGGFKIHGWGGAAVARNVDREIETVHAVGERVGDDLDLMLDPSCEYETFADALKVGRACDEENFLWYEDPYRDGGVSAHGHRKLRERLETPLLQTERVRGLEQHADFVASEATDFVRTDPEYDGGITGAMKIARVAEGFGLDVEVHAPGPAKRHCMAAIRNTNYYEMALVHPDCRNTQPPVYAGEYEDFLDTIDADGTVGVPDDPGLGVEYDWDYIEANRTGSRTYG, encoded by the coding sequence ATGGCACCGACGATCACGCGGATCGAGAGCGTCGAGTTCGAATACCCGCTCGAGGACGTGGGCACCGACGAGAACGGGTTCAACCTCGTCTACGACCCCGGGACGACGACGATGCGGCAACTGTTCGGCCTCCGCATCGAGACCGACGCGGGCGTCACGGGCGAGTACGTCGGCGGGAACTCGCCGGCGTTCGCCCAGATCAACCAGTTCGCGGACTATCTGATCGGGGAGAACCCCCTCGAACGGGAGCGCCACTGGAGCGAGATCAGGCGCGGCCTGCGGAACTACGACCAGATGGGCATCGGACCGGTCGACATCGCACTCTGGGATCTCGAGGGCAAACACCGGGGGGCGCCGATCCACGAACTCCTGGGTACCTACCGCGAGCGCCTGCCCGCGTACGCGTCGACGTACCACGCCGACGACGCCGGGGGGCTCGACTCCCCCGAAGCGTTCGCGGACTTCGCCGAGGAGTGTGCGGCGTTGGGGTACGGTGGCTTCAAGATCCACGGCTGGGGTGGGGCGGCGGTCGCCCGAAACGTCGACCGCGAGATCGAAACCGTCCACGCCGTCGGGGAGCGCGTCGGAGACGACCTAGATCTGATGCTCGACCCGTCCTGCGAGTACGAGACGTTCGCCGACGCACTCAAGGTCGGGCGAGCCTGCGACGAGGAGAACTTCCTCTGGTACGAGGATCCGTATCGCGACGGCGGCGTCTCGGCACACGGCCACCGGAAACTCAGGGAGCGTCTGGAGACTCCGCTCCTCCAGACCGAGCGGGTGCGGGGGCTCGAACAGCACGCCGACTTCGTGGCAAGCGAGGCGACGGACTTCGTCCGGACGGACCCCGAGTACGACGGCGGCATCACGGGGGCGATGAAGATCGCTCGGGTCGCGGAGGGGTTCGGACTCGACGTCGAGGTCCACGCCCCGGGTCCCGCGAAACGCCACTGTATGGCCGCGATCCGCAACACCAACTACTACGAGATGGCGCTGGTCCACCCGGACTGTCGGAACACCCAGCCGCCCGTGTACGCCGGCGAGTACGAGGACTTCCTCGACACCATCGACGCGGACGGCACCGTCGGCGTTCCGGACGACCCCGGCCTGGGGGTCGAGTACGACTGGGACTACATCGAGGCCAACCGTACCGGTTCCCGAACCTACGGGTGA
- a CDS encoding NAD(P)-dependent oxidoreductase — MNAKTIGYVGLGIMGLPMAKNLLDAGYPVVGHNRSREPVDELVEYGGDGAGTPREAAAKADVVITCLPDSETVEEVVLGDDGVAAGLNDGEAVIDMSTISPPVAEEVANRLAEQDVHFMDAPVSGGESGAVEGTLSIMIGGDEDVVDDHDDVFETLGETITHCGEPGTGQITKACNQLVVSGMIEVLAEGLVFAHQAGADPATVYDAISGGSCRGFVMDHHGSHMVEGDHEPGFYASYMYKDLSYAIEAAQEYGAPVPTAAVTHELYKSTVESGHGQEKNTAVIKVLENMVGGVDVASGD; from the coding sequence ATGAACGCGAAGACGATCGGGTACGTCGGACTCGGAATCATGGGACTGCCAATGGCCAAGAACCTCCTCGATGCGGGATATCCAGTGGTCGGTCACAACCGATCCCGGGAACCCGTCGACGAACTCGTCGAGTACGGGGGGGACGGGGCAGGGACGCCACGGGAGGCGGCAGCGAAGGCGGACGTCGTCATCACCTGTCTGCCCGACTCGGAGACGGTCGAGGAGGTCGTCCTCGGGGACGACGGGGTCGCAGCGGGGCTCAACGACGGCGAGGCGGTGATCGACATGTCGACGATTTCGCCCCCAGTTGCCGAGGAGGTCGCCAACCGACTCGCCGAGCAGGACGTCCACTTCATGGACGCACCGGTCAGCGGCGGCGAAAGCGGTGCGGTCGAGGGAACGCTCTCGATCATGATCGGCGGCGACGAAGACGTGGTCGACGACCACGACGACGTCTTCGAGACGCTCGGTGAGACTATCACGCACTGTGGGGAGCCTGGAACCGGACAGATCACGAAAGCGTGCAACCAGCTGGTGGTGAGCGGGATGATCGAGGTCCTCGCGGAGGGGCTCGTGTTCGCCCACCAGGCGGGAGCGGACCCCGCGACCGTCTACGATGCCATCAGCGGCGGCTCCTGCAGGGGATTCGTCATGGACCACCACGGCTCCCACATGGTCGAAGGGGACCACGAGCCCGGGTTCTACGCCTCGTACATGTACAAGGACCTCTCCTACGCGATCGAGGCGGCACAGGAGTACGGGGCGCCGGTGCCCACGGCGGCCGTCACCCACGAACTGTACAAATCGACGGTCGAATCCGGCCACGGCCAGGAGAAGAACACGGCCGTCATCAAGGTCCTGGAGAACATGGTGGGCGGGGTCGACGTGGCGAGCGGCGACTGA
- a CDS encoding mandelate racemase/muconate lactonizing enzyme family protein, protein MQITDVESGAVSIPLDSPVAFATREVEARDYALVYVRTDEGVEGLGYTLGYGGSHLIADAVTDILAPMIEGEDPRDTERLWREMYDGTVQIGRKGLLVKAISILDIALWDIRAKQAGQPLYKYLGGYTDSVPAYASGGYYREGKGTEGLRTEMQRYVDRGHDIVKMKVGRIPPAEEVERIRAVRETIGPDRTLLLDANGAWSTEREAIDALRRFDEYDPYFIEEPVMPDLVPLMGTVNDAIDYAVATGELEFTRYGFRHLLEAGAVDVIQADATVVGGVTEWLNVAKTAATFDVPVAPHYNWNLHTHLVAAVENGLWMEYFHADSAPTAFDAIVEDPLSPEDGMIRAPDRPGHGVSLDRSKVDDYRIR, encoded by the coding sequence ATGCAGATCACGGACGTCGAGAGCGGAGCCGTATCCATTCCGTTGGACAGTCCGGTCGCCTTCGCGACCCGCGAGGTCGAGGCACGCGACTACGCACTGGTGTACGTCCGGACCGACGAGGGCGTGGAGGGCCTCGGCTACACCCTGGGCTACGGCGGCTCCCACCTTATCGCCGACGCGGTCACGGACATCCTGGCACCGATGATCGAAGGCGAGGATCCCCGGGACACGGAGCGACTCTGGCGGGAGATGTACGACGGCACGGTACAGATCGGCCGCAAGGGACTGCTCGTCAAGGCGATCTCGATTCTGGACATCGCCCTGTGGGATATCCGGGCCAAGCAGGCGGGCCAACCCCTCTATAAGTACTTGGGTGGGTACACCGATTCGGTCCCCGCATACGCGAGCGGCGGCTACTACCGCGAGGGGAAGGGGACCGAGGGCCTCCGGACGGAGATGCAGCGGTACGTCGACCGAGGTCACGACATCGTGAAGATGAAGGTGGGGCGGATCCCGCCGGCGGAGGAGGTCGAACGCATCCGGGCAGTGCGCGAGACGATCGGCCCCGACCGGACGTTGCTACTCGACGCCAACGGCGCGTGGTCGACCGAGCGCGAGGCGATCGACGCGTTGCGCCGGTTCGACGAGTACGACCCGTACTTCATCGAGGAACCCGTCATGCCGGACCTCGTCCCGCTCATGGGGACGGTCAACGACGCCATCGACTACGCCGTCGCTACGGGAGAACTCGAGTTCACACGATACGGATTCCGGCACCTCCTCGAAGCGGGCGCGGTCGACGTCATCCAGGCCGACGCGACCGTCGTCGGGGGCGTGACCGAGTGGCTGAACGTCGCCAAGACCGCGGCCACGTTCGACGTCCCAGTTGCCCCCCACTACAACTGGAACCTCCATACGCATCTCGTCGCGGCCGTCGAGAACGGACTCTGGATGGAGTACTTCCACGCCGACTCCGCGCCCACGGCCTTCGACGCCATCGTCGAGGACCCGCTCTCCCCGGAGGACGGGATGATTCGGGCACCCGACCGCCCGGGACACGGCGTTTCGCTCGACCGGTCGAAAGTCGACGACTACAGGATCCGATAG
- a CDS encoding ABC transporter substrate-binding protein translates to MRSDNIRTADGIDRRKMMKALVAGGFLTIAGCGGGGGDGGDGGGGDGGDGGGGDGGDGGDGGDGGDGGGGDGGDGGPEGYLEEAQSLPWTENWQERLGYANPMESWPPEDRQDVPPGDQPTDWAGRGAVETAVYSLPEGWEDTSAADVDNIQIANFGSLEFDPATVARHEVFTRETGISRDYITSEVNTAIPQQQSFLSSQQGSPVAFNVELQTFTSFVQNGWIETQQPLWGDGGPFEAFPDVVSEVLSSDRDPDSDEEQVYYAPQIMNMPVYHVNRALLEEQGVDPEIANGEWTWDDLDTVIDAFQDVEAMGFAFHGANDVYTLFDFMLTVYQQGGQFVADDGTVQFNTDAHYRAMNRLVDMVDRLPQSILNFGQGDLTDVFLSENAAITWRWSSFVPEALSNFGDDYYMAKPPAATEGPDPAQRSMFNPNLLAINPFASDAKKLAALTLADVNRSYAASWWEYTYEGNLSYATQVYEDALQMQEMLPEWQQLFSEQIAETQELSNVEVWPSMNATQQRTAEEISLALAGEKSPDQAVEDLQSYIDEVLQQ, encoded by the coding sequence ATGCGGTCCGATAACATACGGACGGCTGACGGTATCGATCGGCGGAAAATGATGAAGGCCCTCGTCGCGGGGGGGTTCCTCACGATCGCCGGCTGTGGCGGTGGTGGCGGGGATGGCGGCGACGGCGGTGGCGGGGACGGCGGGGACGGCGGTGGCGGGGACGGCGGTGACGGCGGTGACGGCGGCGACGGCGGGGACGGCGGTGGCGGTGACGGCGGTGACGGCGGCCCCGAGGGTTACCTCGAGGAGGCCCAGTCGCTTCCCTGGACCGAAAACTGGCAGGAACGCCTCGGGTACGCGAACCCGATGGAGTCCTGGCCGCCGGAGGACCGTCAGGACGTCCCGCCGGGTGACCAGCCGACCGACTGGGCCGGCCGCGGAGCGGTCGAGACCGCGGTGTATTCGCTGCCGGAAGGCTGGGAAGACACCAGCGCTGCGGACGTCGACAACATCCAGATCGCCAACTTCGGATCCTTGGAGTTCGACCCGGCGACGGTCGCTCGTCACGAGGTGTTCACCCGGGAGACGGGAATCTCCCGTGACTACATCACGTCCGAGGTCAACACCGCGATTCCCCAGCAGCAGTCCTTCCTGAGTTCACAGCAGGGCTCGCCGGTGGCGTTCAACGTCGAGTTGCAGACGTTCACCTCCTTCGTCCAGAACGGCTGGATCGAGACCCAGCAGCCGCTCTGGGGCGACGGTGGGCCGTTCGAGGCGTTCCCCGACGTCGTCTCGGAAGTTCTCTCCTCGGATCGGGATCCCGACTCCGACGAGGAGCAGGTGTACTACGCACCGCAGATCATGAACATGCCGGTCTACCACGTCAACCGGGCGCTCCTTGAGGAGCAGGGCGTGGACCCCGAGATCGCCAACGGCGAGTGGACTTGGGACGACCTGGACACGGTCATCGACGCCTTCCAGGACGTCGAGGCGATGGGCTTCGCGTTCCACGGGGCCAACGACGTGTACACCCTGTTCGACTTCATGCTGACGGTGTACCAGCAGGGCGGGCAGTTCGTCGCCGACGACGGGACGGTCCAGTTCAACACGGACGCCCACTACCGGGCGATGAACCGGCTGGTCGACATGGTCGACCGTCTCCCGCAGTCCATCCTCAACTTCGGCCAGGGCGACCTGACCGACGTGTTCCTCTCCGAGAACGCGGCGATCACCTGGCGGTGGAGTTCGTTCGTTCCGGAGGCGCTGAGCAACTTCGGCGACGACTACTACATGGCGAAGCCGCCGGCGGCCACGGAAGGACCGGACCCCGCCCAGCGGTCGATGTTCAACCCGAACCTGCTGGCCATCAACCCGTTCGCGTCCGACGCGAAGAAACTGGCCGCGCTGACCCTCGCCGACGTGAACCGCTCCTACGCCGCCTCGTGGTGGGAGTACACGTACGAGGGGAACCTCTCGTACGCGACCCAGGTCTACGAGGACGCGCTGCAGATGCAGGAGATGCTGCCCGAGTGGCAACAGCTCTTCAGTGAGCAGATCGCCGAAACGCAGGAGCTGTCGAACGTCGAGGTGTGGCCGTCGATGAACGCGACCCAGCAGCGGACCGCGGAGGAGATCTCCCTCGCCCTCGCCGGCGAGAAGTCACCGGACCAGGCGGTCGAGGACCTCCAGTCGTACATCGACGAGGTCCTCCAGCAGTAA
- a CDS encoding VOC family protein: MGLIHTAIQVSDLDATRAFYEDALDFEHRLDFEWPADDEDAVYNYYVGRGDGAEIQFRYDPGRTDPVEPTGIDHLALDVDDVDAEFDRLVEATDCPVVSEPTTVDPAGTRVAFVEDPDGYVVELVEQLE, translated from the coding sequence ATGGGTCTCATCCACACGGCGATCCAGGTTTCGGATCTCGACGCGACACGAGCGTTCTACGAAGACGCACTGGATTTCGAACATCGGCTGGACTTCGAGTGGCCCGCCGACGACGAGGACGCCGTCTACAACTACTACGTCGGCCGTGGCGACGGTGCCGAAATCCAGTTCCGGTACGATCCGGGGCGGACGGATCCGGTCGAGCCGACGGGGATCGACCACCTCGCGCTGGACGTCGACGACGTCGACGCCGAGTTCGACCGACTCGTCGAGGCGACTGACTGTCCCGTGGTGAGCGAACCAACCACCGTAGACCCGGCGGGCACGCGCGTGGCGTTCGTCGAGGATCCCGATGGATACGTGGTGGAACTGGTCGAGCAACTCGAGTGA
- a CDS encoding MFS transporter → MRRWQYSDTVLTLCTLAFFVTMAGRLAISPLVPDIIDTFDVSNTVIGVALTGMWLTYGIAQYPSGILAERYGERLVIVVSIGGTAVVSLAIAFVPAFVVFVLATLLLGGVAGLHFSVAISFLEGTQERVGTAIGIHNAGGTVAGLLTPIVITWIAVRYGWRPALAAVAVVGIPATLLFARLIRPIERSPSTPAIRDRFSPEFVRRLLSSPSIGVTLYVAVLSELAWLGTASFLPTFLVEHRGQSTTTAGALFSAYFVVQGFAQVGVGTVSDRIGHDNAIVGCMLAGAFGFWLIIAAPVFAAVAVGVGLVGVGMSFGPAVMQRILDELPDEEQNAGFGLVRTIYMIVASLGPAMMGLVADAFDLAISFGFLAALLLSVVAVYVFSSSKSQVGVRIC, encoded by the coding sequence GTGAGACGCTGGCAGTACAGCGATACCGTACTCACGCTGTGTACGCTCGCGTTCTTCGTCACGATGGCCGGGCGGTTGGCGATCAGTCCCCTCGTTCCCGACATCATCGACACGTTCGACGTCTCGAACACGGTCATCGGCGTCGCCCTGACCGGGATGTGGCTCACGTACGGGATCGCTCAGTATCCGAGCGGTATCCTCGCGGAGCGGTACGGCGAACGGCTCGTCATCGTCGTCTCGATCGGCGGGACGGCCGTCGTCAGCCTCGCGATCGCGTTCGTGCCGGCGTTCGTCGTCTTCGTACTCGCGACGCTCCTGCTCGGGGGCGTCGCAGGACTCCACTTCAGCGTCGCGATAAGCTTCCTCGAAGGGACACAGGAGAGGGTCGGTACCGCCATCGGGATACACAACGCCGGCGGGACGGTCGCCGGCCTGCTCACCCCTATCGTGATCACGTGGATCGCAGTCCGATACGGGTGGCGCCCGGCGCTCGCGGCCGTCGCAGTCGTCGGGATTCCCGCGACCCTGCTGTTCGCCCGGCTGATCCGGCCGATCGAGCGGAGTCCGTCGACGCCGGCGATACGGGACCGGTTCAGCCCCGAGTTCGTGCGCAGGTTGCTTTCCAGCCCGTCGATCGGCGTCACGCTGTACGTCGCCGTCCTCAGCGAACTCGCCTGGCTGGGAACCGCGTCCTTCCTCCCGACGTTCCTCGTCGAGCATCGCGGACAGTCGACGACGACGGCCGGTGCCCTCTTTTCGGCGTACTTCGTCGTACAGGGGTTCGCACAGGTGGGGGTCGGAACCGTCTCGGACCGGATCGGACACGACAACGCGATCGTCGGCTGTATGCTCGCCGGCGCGTTCGGGTTCTGGCTGATCATCGCCGCCCCGGTCTTCGCGGCCGTCGCGGTCGGCGTCGGCCTCGTCGGCGTCGGAATGAGCTTCGGACCGGCGGTGATGCAACGGATCCTGGACGAACTCCCGGACGAGGAACAGAACGCCGGGTTCGGGCTGGTGCGAACCATATACATGATCGTCGCGTCCCTCGGGCCGGCGATGATGGGGCTGGTCGCCGATGCGTTCGACTTGGCGATCTCGTTCGGCTTTCTGGCGGCGTTGCTGCTGTCGGTTGTCGCGGTGTACGTGTTTAGCTCCAGTAAATCACAAGTCGGCGTAAGGATTTGTTGA